The following coding sequences lie in one Oceanicola sp. 502str15 genomic window:
- a CDS encoding TetR/AcrR family transcriptional regulator, translated as MKAASAFDREDLRRRRKEEVLRTAAMAFSKNGFANTSMGDVASSLGISKATLYQYFDSKQAILYECHVVSMQHGESGLEMAAKHSGNGLEKFLIYLRRYMQGAFGELGNLAMLTDVNSLAPELREVVVKRRAAISHATDELIEQGVSDGSIRPCDPKIGKLFSMGVVNWIPAWYSNDGARSADEFVEAFIDLFLRGFQADTSEARASLPESHASGQASRQ; from the coding sequence TTGAAAGCCGCCAGCGCGTTTGACCGGGAAGACCTCCGTCGCCGCCGGAAGGAAGAAGTTCTTCGAACCGCCGCGATGGCCTTCAGCAAGAACGGGTTCGCCAATACCTCGATGGGTGACGTGGCCTCCAGCCTCGGAATCTCCAAGGCGACCCTCTACCAGTATTTCGACAGCAAACAGGCCATCCTCTACGAATGCCACGTGGTCTCCATGCAGCACGGCGAGTCCGGTCTCGAAATGGCGGCCAAACACAGTGGCAACGGTCTTGAGAAATTCCTGATCTATCTGCGCCGCTACATGCAGGGCGCCTTTGGCGAACTGGGAAACCTCGCCATGCTGACCGATGTGAACTCCCTCGCCCCCGAACTGCGCGAGGTCGTGGTCAAACGGCGCGCCGCTATCAGCCATGCCACCGACGAACTGATCGAACAGGGCGTCTCCGACGGCTCGATCCGGCCCTGCGATCCCAAGATCGGCAAGCTCTTTTCCATGGGCGTCGTCAATTGGATTCCGGCTTGGTACAGCAATGACGGCGCGCGCTCAGCCGATGAATTCGTCGAAGCCTTCATCGACCTGTTCCTGCGCGGCTTTCAGGCCGATACCAGCGAAGCGCGGGCGTCCTTGCCCGAAAGCCATGCTTCCGGGCAAGCCAGCCGTCAGTAG
- a CDS encoding class I adenylate-forming enzyme family protein, producing MNFGTLILNAAASQPEARAISFQGSTVTYGTLADRARRLAAGLLERGLLPGDRVLLQMHNCGEYPELLIGAWAAGLVVVPVNAKLHAREVEHILENSQARLVFTSAGVPDLESDVETVACGGAAYEGLLGTEPIKALAETAPEDLAWLFYTSGTTGRPKGAMLSNRNLLAMANAYYADIDQLGPDDTMLVAAPASHGAGLYLLAALLKGAHVVISAGFDIAEAEQVVRDNEKVSLFAVPTILNRLVAAWGGSEVPLENVKTIVYGGAPMYVADLERAIGVFGARLFQLFAQGESPMTVSGLPQRLHRTDLPESARLLSSCGYPRTGYAFRICDPDSGEELPFGETGEICAQGEAVMLGYWKNEEATAKALREGWLCTGDLGFCDPDGLLHVVDRSKDMIISGGTNIYPREVEEALLTHPAVAEVAVIGIPDPEWGESVVACVVRAGGAEVGEAELDEHVCNHIARFKRPKLYRFMDELPKSDYAKILKSELRKAMGGELAAT from the coding sequence ATGAACTTCGGCACTCTGATATTGAACGCCGCCGCATCTCAGCCGGAGGCGCGGGCGATCAGCTTTCAAGGCAGCACGGTGACCTATGGCACGCTGGCGGACAGGGCGCGGCGGCTTGCTGCGGGCTTGCTGGAGCGGGGGCTGTTGCCCGGCGACCGGGTGCTGCTTCAGATGCACAATTGCGGCGAATATCCCGAGCTGCTGATCGGGGCATGGGCCGCGGGGCTGGTCGTTGTGCCGGTCAACGCGAAGCTGCATGCCCGGGAGGTCGAGCATATTCTGGAGAACTCGCAGGCCCGGTTGGTCTTTACCAGTGCAGGGGTGCCGGATCTGGAGAGCGATGTGGAGACGGTGGCTTGCGGCGGGGCGGCCTATGAGGGCCTGCTTGGCACGGAGCCGATCAAGGCGCTGGCGGAAACCGCACCGGAAGATCTGGCCTGGCTGTTTTACACCTCAGGCACCACCGGACGCCCGAAGGGGGCAATGCTTTCGAACCGCAACCTGCTGGCGATGGCGAATGCCTATTATGCGGATATCGACCAGCTTGGCCCGGACGATACGATGCTGGTTGCGGCCCCGGCCTCGCACGGGGCGGGCCTTTACCTGCTGGCGGCGTTGCTCAAGGGCGCGCATGTGGTCATCTCTGCGGGCTTCGACATTGCCGAGGCGGAGCAAGTGGTGCGCGATAACGAGAAGGTCTCGCTCTTCGCGGTGCCGACCATTCTCAACCGGCTGGTGGCGGCATGGGGCGGATCGGAAGTGCCACTCGAGAACGTGAAGACCATCGTTTACGGCGGTGCGCCGATGTATGTGGCCGACCTCGAGCGCGCGATCGGTGTGTTCGGAGCGCGCCTGTTTCAGCTTTTCGCGCAGGGCGAGAGTCCGATGACGGTGAGTGGATTGCCTCAGCGCCTGCATCGCACGGATTTGCCGGAGTCCGCGCGGTTGCTCTCATCCTGCGGTTATCCGCGCACCGGCTATGCCTTCCGGATCTGCGATCCGGACAGCGGCGAAGAGCTGCCGTTCGGGGAGACCGGGGAGATATGCGCGCAGGGCGAGGCGGTTATGCTGGGATACTGGAAGAACGAGGAGGCAACCGCCAAGGCGCTGCGCGAGGGCTGGCTGTGCACCGGTGACCTCGGCTTTTGCGATCCGGACGGGCTCTTGCATGTTGTCGATCGCTCCAAGGACATGATCATCAGCGGCGGCACCAATATCTATCCGCGTGAGGTGGAAGAGGCGTTGTTGACCCATCCTGCCGTGGCAGAGGTTGCGGTGATCGGCATTCCTGACCCGGAGTGGGGCGAGTCGGTTGTGGCCTGCGTGGTCAGGGCAGGCGGGGCCGAGGTGGGCGAGGCGGAGCTCGATGAGCATGTCTGCAACCACATCGCCCGCTTCAAGCGCCCCAAACTCTATCGCTTCATGGATGAACTGCCCAAGAGCGATTACGCCAAGATCCTGAAATCGGAGCTGCGCAAGGCTATGGGCGGGGAGCTGGCTGCGACCTGA
- a CDS encoding enoyl-CoA hydratase/isomerase family protein, whose translation MPAPDTAFERYKDKYDCVKLSRDEAGVLLVRLHTDGGPLIWSSQVHNELGWLFTDIGADRANKVVVLTGTGDSWCTGIDAASFKLSNSAEWDVVYWEGRRLLKNLMDIEVPVISAVNGPAIFHPEIPVMSDVVLASETAMFQDAPHFVSGIVPGDGAHVVWTNLLGFNRGRYFLLTGQELDAKTALEFGAVSEVLPADRLMDRAMELAHAMAAHSTLTLRYTRVALTQRFKRLLAEGLETGLAVEALAAIDHKPDTGTMKDLG comes from the coding sequence ATGCCAGCCCCTGACACCGCATTCGAGCGCTACAAGGACAAGTATGACTGCGTGAAACTCAGCCGCGATGAGGCGGGCGTGTTGCTTGTGCGGTTGCACACCGATGGCGGCCCGCTGATCTGGAGTTCGCAAGTGCACAACGAGTTGGGCTGGCTGTTCACCGATATCGGCGCGGACCGGGCCAACAAGGTGGTGGTGCTGACCGGCACCGGAGATTCGTGGTGCACCGGCATCGATGCGGCGAGTTTCAAGCTCTCGAACTCGGCGGAATGGGATGTTGTCTACTGGGAGGGGCGGCGTCTGCTGAAGAATCTGATGGACATCGAGGTGCCGGTGATCAGCGCGGTCAACGGCCCGGCGATCTTCCACCCGGAGATCCCGGTAATGAGCGATGTGGTTCTGGCCTCGGAGACGGCGATGTTTCAGGACGCGCCGCATTTCGTTTCGGGGATCGTGCCGGGGGACGGGGCGCATGTGGTCTGGACCAACCTGCTTGGCTTCAACCGGGGCCGGTATTTCTTGCTGACGGGGCAGGAGCTGGACGCGAAGACCGCGCTGGAATTCGGCGCCGTCTCCGAGGTGTTGCCCGCCGACAGGCTGATGGACCGGGCCATGGAACTGGCTCACGCCATGGCAGCGCATTCGACGTTGACCCTGCGCTACACAAGGGTTGCTCTCACGCAGCGCTTCAAGCGGCTGCTGGCGGAGGGGCTGGAAACAGGGCTGGCGGTTGAGGCGCTTGCGGCGATCGACCACAAGCCCGACACCGGCACGATGAAAGATTTGGGTTAG
- a CDS encoding NAD(P)-dependent alcohol dehydrogenase, with protein sequence MMRACEIDPGAGDGRIYHVERPTPEPGQGEVLIRLGAASLNYRDLLVMQNFYNAPPGREIPLSDGAGRIVATGPDVPEERIGQRVAAAFFPDWQRGAITATARGRSFGANLPGMLAEYAVVPAHAAIEVPPHLSDEEAATLPCAGLTAWTALCEAAQLRPGMSVLLLGSGGVSVMALQFAKIMGLRVIQTTSSPAKRARLLELGADEVIDYTAEPDWHQAVRRLTGGDGVDAVVEIGGTGTLTNSALSVRTGGTIVCVGFVTEGQGLDPKLIVGRAIRLIGISVGSCEGFAEMNRAIALHKMRPVVDRVFAMEQAEEAFALMRAGGHFGKVVISIAPAGGG encoded by the coding sequence ATGATGCGCGCCTGCGAGATTGATCCCGGTGCCGGGGATGGGCGGATTTACCATGTTGAGCGGCCTACGCCCGAACCGGGGCAGGGCGAGGTGCTGATCCGCCTTGGGGCGGCATCGTTGAATTACCGCGATCTGCTGGTCATGCAGAATTTCTACAACGCGCCGCCGGGGCGGGAGATTCCGCTTTCGGACGGGGCGGGGCGGATCGTGGCCACCGGCCCGGACGTGCCGGAAGAGCGGATTGGCCAGCGGGTTGCGGCGGCGTTCTTTCCCGATTGGCAACGCGGCGCGATCACGGCCACGGCGCGGGGCCGCTCGTTCGGGGCGAACCTGCCGGGCATGCTGGCGGAATATGCCGTTGTGCCAGCGCATGCGGCAATCGAGGTGCCGCCCCACCTGAGCGACGAGGAGGCGGCAACGCTGCCCTGCGCGGGGCTGACCGCATGGACGGCGCTGTGCGAGGCGGCACAGCTTCGGCCCGGCATGAGCGTGCTTTTGCTCGGCTCGGGCGGGGTTTCGGTGATGGCTCTGCAATTTGCCAAGATCATGGGATTGCGGGTGATCCAGACCACCAGCAGCCCGGCCAAGCGCGCCCGTCTGCTGGAGCTTGGCGCCGATGAGGTGATTGACTACACCGCAGAGCCAGACTGGCATCAGGCGGTGCGGCGGCTCACGGGCGGTGATGGCGTGGATGCGGTGGTGGAGATCGGTGGCACCGGCACGCTCACCAACTCGGCGCTCTCGGTGCGCACCGGAGGCACCATCGTTTGCGTGGGCTTCGTGACCGAGGGGCAGGGGCTTGACCCGAAGCTGATCGTGGGACGCGCCATTCGGCTGATCGGGATTTCGGTGGGCAGTTGCGAAGGCTTCGCTGAAATGAACCGGGCCATCGCGTTACACAAGATGCGTCCGGTGGTGGATCGGGTCTTTGCGATGGAGCAGGCCGAGGAAGCCTTTGCGCTGATGCGGGCGGGCGGGCATTTTGGCAAGGTGGTGATCTCCATCGCGCCCGCAGGCGGTGGCTGA
- a CDS encoding SDR family NAD(P)-dependent oxidoreductase has product MSEQNVAIVTGGAGGIGLATARLLGRDGHAVALVEPTRERAEAAASALREAGIETMALGCNVADAAEVEQMISEVIGWKGRLDLLVNNAGLSQHAASLKVSPQEWQQLISVNLEGVFLCARHARPALRSSGHGAIVNVASVSGVLSIPQRAAYNASKHGVVGLTRSFAGDLAADGIRVNAVAPGMIHTPMTAGYLDEPEMQSALEASIPLARAGRPEEIAEAIAFLASPKASYITGAVLVVDGGFSVEKSFAPRSVTGFSKLPSG; this is encoded by the coding sequence ATGTCTGAGCAAAACGTGGCCATCGTCACCGGCGGCGCGGGCGGCATCGGCCTTGCCACCGCCCGCCTGTTGGGCCGCGACGGCCATGCCGTCGCCCTCGTCGAACCCACCCGAGAGCGCGCCGAAGCCGCTGCCAGCGCCCTGAGGGAGGCGGGCATCGAAACCATGGCCCTTGGCTGCAACGTCGCCGATGCAGCAGAGGTCGAACAGATGATTTCTGAAGTGATCGGCTGGAAAGGCCGCCTCGACCTGCTGGTCAACAATGCCGGGCTGTCCCAGCACGCGGCATCGCTCAAGGTCTCGCCGCAGGAGTGGCAGCAGCTCATTTCCGTCAACCTCGAAGGCGTGTTCCTGTGCGCCCGCCACGCCCGGCCCGCCCTGCGCTCCTCCGGCCATGGGGCGATCGTCAATGTCGCCTCGGTGTCCGGCGTGCTCTCGATTCCCCAGCGCGCCGCTTACAACGCCTCCAAACACGGTGTCGTCGGCCTGACCCGCTCCTTCGCCGGAGATCTCGCGGCCGACGGGATACGGGTAAACGCCGTTGCCCCCGGCATGATCCATACGCCGATGACGGCGGGCTATCTCGATGAGCCGGAGATGCAGAGCGCGCTCGAGGCCTCTATCCCGCTGGCGCGGGCCGGACGCCCCGAAGAGATCGCCGAAGCCATCGCCTTTCTGGCCTCGCCCAAAGCCTCCTACATCACCGGCGCGGTGCTCGTGGTCGATGGCGGATTTTCCGTCGAGAAAAGTTTCGCGCCGCGCTCGGTAACAGGCTTCTCCAAATTACCCAGCGGGTGA
- a CDS encoding amidohydrolase, with product MSALAPKKKPHVPPTDTNWLAQGVEAPLPVPYEVVDSHIHLWDFSDPPYFGDSYGADARAAGIAEAVYVECTMGYRETGPAAERPIGEVEFARAQAEAQPSGGVRLGSAIVGWVDATLGDGVMPVLEGQIEAGAGRFRGVRIRAAWDDDPAATYGPGGTPPGFLGQKDCRAAIDALQRLGLSLDVYLFHTQLAEVAELARAMPDLPIVVNHCGAPIHVGRYGERRAEVRQQWAAGISKLAAFDNVFIKIGGFAITRIGLVAREGGAQAPGSVALAAQFAPWAEHCLEAFGPERCMFGSNFPVDKAAMSLPNQVNAMKRLAGQLGPEEASAFMGGTARRFYRI from the coding sequence ATGTCTGCACTCGCCCCGAAGAAGAAGCCCCATGTTCCGCCGACCGATACAAACTGGCTGGCGCAGGGCGTGGAAGCGCCATTGCCTGTGCCCTATGAGGTTGTGGATTCTCACATCCACCTCTGGGATTTCAGCGACCCGCCATATTTTGGCGACAGCTACGGTGCCGACGCCCGCGCGGCGGGGATCGCGGAGGCGGTCTATGTGGAATGCACCATGGGCTATCGCGAAACCGGCCCGGCGGCAGAACGGCCGATTGGCGAGGTCGAGTTTGCGCGGGCGCAGGCGGAGGCGCAGCCGTCCGGCGGGGTCCGGCTTGGTTCGGCCATTGTCGGCTGGGTGGATGCCACACTTGGCGATGGGGTGATGCCGGTGTTGGAGGGCCAGATCGAGGCCGGGGCAGGGCGGTTTCGCGGGGTGCGCATTCGGGCCGCCTGGGACGATGATCCGGCGGCAACCTACGGACCGGGCGGCACGCCGCCGGGATTTCTGGGGCAGAAGGACTGCCGGGCGGCAATTGATGCGCTGCAAAGGCTCGGGCTTTCGCTGGATGTCTACCTGTTCCATACCCAGTTGGCGGAGGTTGCAGAGCTTGCCCGCGCGATGCCGGACCTGCCCATCGTGGTGAACCATTGCGGCGCGCCGATACATGTCGGTCGGTATGGCGAACGGCGCGCGGAGGTGAGGCAGCAGTGGGCGGCGGGGATTTCGAAACTGGCGGCGTTTGACAACGTCTTCATCAAGATCGGCGGTTTCGCGATCACCCGTATCGGGCTGGTGGCGCGGGAGGGCGGGGCGCAAGCGCCGGGCTCGGTGGCCCTTGCCGCGCAGTTTGCCCCATGGGCGGAACATTGTCTGGAGGCCTTCGGGCCGGAGCGCTGCATGTTCGGCTCGAATTTCCCGGTCGACAAGGCGGCAATGTCGCTCCCCAACCAGGTGAATGCGATGAAGCGGCTGGCCGGGCAACTTGGCCCGGAGGAGGCCTCTGCCTTCATGGGGGGCACGGCGCGGCGGTTCTACCGGATCTGA
- a CDS encoding TRAP transporter large permease, giving the protein MNEAIGFIGLAALFVMIAVRVPIGIALITASFGGIWALIGLPAATSTLKIAPYGFAANWQLSSVPMFLFMGFLCYHAGITHGLFNAARVWLVRLPGGLAIASVFGSAGFAAITGSSVACAAAMGRIAVPEMLRSNYSPSLATGTVAAAGTVGALIPPSIIFIIFGILAEQPIGKLFLGGAMAGLLTVLSYMLVIVIWVLLKPSAAPRLTEQYTIRDRVRTLPSILPAIVLAGAVFGGLFTGLFTPTEAGAVGSGISILVALFMRTLTWVNFRKSLVESFTTSATLFIIAIGANMLTRFVSLSGADEGIAAFVIQISGDPMLLLAFIALIYLVLGMFLDPTGAMLLTLPILIPVAANAGFDMIWFGVIIVKLLEIGMITPPVGLNVFVIKSVLGEGVTLGTIFKGVVYFLIADAIVLLLLIAFPDIVLLLPEMFG; this is encoded by the coding sequence ATGAATGAAGCAATCGGGTTCATCGGCCTTGCCGCCCTCTTCGTCATGATCGCGGTCCGCGTGCCAATCGGCATCGCGCTGATCACCGCATCTTTCGGGGGGATTTGGGCGCTGATCGGGCTTCCTGCGGCCACCAGCACATTGAAGATCGCACCCTACGGCTTCGCCGCGAACTGGCAGTTGAGCTCGGTGCCGATGTTCCTCTTCATGGGCTTTCTCTGCTACCACGCAGGCATTACCCACGGGTTGTTCAACGCCGCGCGCGTCTGGCTTGTGCGGCTGCCCGGAGGGCTTGCCATCGCCAGTGTCTTCGGCTCGGCCGGCTTCGCCGCGATTACCGGCTCCTCGGTCGCCTGCGCTGCGGCCATGGGGCGCATCGCGGTGCCCGAGATGCTGCGCTCCAACTACAGCCCGAGCCTTGCCACGGGCACCGTCGCCGCCGCCGGCACGGTCGGCGCGCTGATCCCGCCCAGCATCATCTTCATCATCTTCGGCATCCTCGCCGAGCAGCCCATCGGCAAGCTGTTCCTCGGCGGCGCCATGGCGGGCCTCCTGACGGTCCTCTCTTACATGCTCGTGATCGTCATCTGGGTGCTGCTCAAGCCCTCTGCTGCCCCGCGCCTCACCGAGCAATACACCATCCGCGACCGCGTGCGGACCCTACCCTCCATCCTCCCCGCCATCGTGCTCGCGGGGGCGGTTTTCGGCGGCCTCTTCACCGGCCTGTTCACGCCCACCGAGGCCGGAGCGGTCGGATCGGGCATCTCGATCCTCGTCGCCCTCTTCATGCGCACCCTGACCTGGGTCAATTTCCGCAAATCGCTGGTCGAATCCTTCACCACCTCTGCGACCCTCTTCATCATCGCCATCGGCGCCAACATGCTGACCCGCTTCGTCTCGCTGAGCGGCGCCGACGAGGGCATCGCCGCCTTCGTCATCCAGATCAGCGGCGATCCCATGCTGCTGCTGGCCTTCATCGCCCTGATCTACCTTGTCCTCGGCATGTTCCTTGACCCGACGGGCGCGATGCTGCTCACCCTTCCCATCCTCATCCCGGTCGCGGCCAATGCCGGGTTCGATATGATCTGGTTCGGCGTGATCATCGTCAAACTGCTGGAGATCGGGATGATAACGCCCCCTGTCGGGCTCAATGTCTTCGTGATCAAGTCAGTGCTCGGCGAAGGCGTGACCCTTGGCACGATCTTCAAGGGGGTGGTCTATTTCCTAATCGCTGATGCAATCGTTCTGCTGCTGCTCATCGCCTTCCCCGACATCGTGTTGCTGCTGCCCGAGATGTTCGGCTAG
- a CDS encoding TRAP transporter small permease yields the protein MTSAPKSSLLETLTIAVAGTVVAVMILHICIDVIGKFYFGAPVVGTITIVTEYYMPVITFIPLALVQKYDQHIAVEVFTGNLPRLFQRHLRAWINLFSCVIFALLAYYGWGEAMTKFRSGAFLIEGGMRFETWPGRFCPPIGFGLISAYLLAQFYWYIRGTDRPAAVEE from the coding sequence ATGACCAGCGCCCCGAAATCTTCGCTGTTGGAAACGCTCACGATCGCCGTGGCCGGCACTGTCGTGGCGGTCATGATCCTCCATATCTGCATTGACGTGATCGGCAAGTTCTACTTCGGCGCCCCTGTGGTGGGCACCATCACCATCGTCACCGAGTATTACATGCCGGTCATCACCTTCATCCCGCTCGCGCTGGTGCAGAAGTATGACCAGCACATCGCGGTCGAGGTCTTCACCGGCAACCTACCGCGGCTTTTCCAGCGCCACCTGCGGGCCTGGATCAACCTGTTTTCCTGCGTCATCTTCGCCCTGCTGGCCTACTACGGCTGGGGCGAGGCGATGACAAAGTTCCGCTCTGGCGCGTTTCTCATCGAAGGCGGCATGCGCTTTGAAACCTGGCCCGGGCGGTTCTGCCCGCCCATCGGTTTCGGCCTGATCTCGGCCTATCTGCTCGCCCAGTTCTATTGGTACATCCGCGGCACCGACAGGCCCGCCGCGGTCGAGGAGTGA
- a CDS encoding C4-dicarboxylate TRAP transporter substrate-binding protein has translation MQTKILKRAWNWAARRSMMASAAALCCLAPAAQAEIRFSIPQADANAVTKAIAKNIAYLNENSDMEIKQYGEALLKQSEVAGGLRDGIVGIGFVVTAYLPAEYSEMNLMANLSMLATSGTPAKSPGAAATGAMMEYVLLNCPECLAQFKAQRQVFLSPGSTNPYDLLCEGSVTTLEELKGKKIRSGAANFGRWAESVGATTVSIPSGDVFDAMSQGVLDCNMLSTADIVSNGLLDVVDTALLGVPGGVYSGFASNTVNIDTWMSLSEENRKLLFNTSPVLAADINVEQHNNLAQATKAATEAGITINEIGEDLRQHTADFVQADLAIIAEQFKSQYGVSDVDRKIELAASLIEKWKGLTNEIDLMDRDGYAALYQQEIYSKIDPATYGMD, from the coding sequence ATGCAAACGAAAATCCTAAAACGGGCCTGGAACTGGGCGGCACGGCGCTCGATGATGGCAAGCGCCGCCGCGCTCTGCTGCCTTGCTCCGGCGGCGCAGGCTGAAATCCGGTTTTCCATTCCGCAGGCCGATGCCAACGCGGTGACCAAGGCCATCGCCAAGAACATCGCCTATCTCAACGAGAACAGCGATATGGAGATCAAGCAATACGGCGAGGCGCTGCTCAAGCAGTCCGAAGTTGCCGGTGGCCTTCGAGACGGCATTGTCGGCATCGGCTTCGTGGTAACGGCCTACCTGCCGGCCGAATATTCCGAGATGAACCTGATGGCCAACCTCTCGATGCTGGCCACCTCGGGCACGCCCGCGAAATCGCCCGGCGCGGCGGCGACCGGCGCGATGATGGAATATGTCCTGCTGAACTGCCCAGAGTGCCTCGCCCAGTTCAAGGCGCAGCGACAGGTGTTTCTGTCCCCCGGCTCCACCAACCCCTACGACCTGCTCTGCGAAGGCTCGGTGACGACCCTGGAAGAGCTGAAGGGCAAGAAAATCCGCTCCGGCGCCGCAAACTTCGGCCGCTGGGCCGAGTCGGTCGGCGCCACCACGGTCTCGATCCCCTCCGGCGACGTGTTCGACGCCATGTCGCAAGGCGTGCTCGACTGCAACATGCTGAGCACCGCCGACATCGTGTCCAACGGCCTGCTCGACGTGGTGGATACCGCCCTCCTTGGGGTGCCCGGCGGCGTCTATTCCGGATTTGCCAGCAACACGGTCAACATCGACACATGGATGAGCCTGTCCGAGGAGAACCGCAAACTGCTCTTCAACACCTCGCCCGTTCTCGCGGCTGACATCAACGTGGAGCAGCACAACAACCTCGCGCAGGCCACCAAGGCTGCCACCGAGGCCGGCATCACCATCAACGAGATCGGCGAGGATCTGCGCCAGCACACTGCCGACTTCGTGCAGGCCGATCTGGCCATCATCGCCGAGCAATTCAAAAGCCAGTATGGCGTGAGCGATGTCGATCGCAAGATCGAGCTGGCCGCGTCCTTGATCGAAAAGTGGAAGGGCCTCACCAACGAGATCGACCTTATGGACCGCGACGGCTACGCCGCCCTCTATCAGCAAGAGATCTACTCCAAGATCGATCCCGCGACCTACGGCATGGACTGA
- a CDS encoding NAD(P)/FAD-dependent oxidoreductase, translated as MADTAAPTPDPTLAADIESIDIEALRAKYREERDRRLRKDGLKQFVEVEGAFRKYVEDPDATPGASRAPLSDHVDLLVVGGGWSGMLAAVRALQSGIQNVRIADNGGGFGGTWYWNRYPGVQCDIESYIYMPLLEETGYVPKEKYSFGKEIREHADRVAKHFGLEERALFHTQITGLRWSDEDARWQVSSNHGDSFTASHVVLSCGSLNRPKLPGIPGILDFEGKSFHTSRWDYDYTGGDTTGNQHKLSDKRVALIGTGATGIQVAPFIAKSAEHLYVIQRTPVAVGPRGNKPTDPAWQGSLGEGWQEERRSNFQKLVSGVPQEKDLVSDGWTDLMKILGAIAFRVQSHDDMTDEERDRYMEIADAQKMNEIRSRVEEFVQSEDTAEALKPWYRFFCKRPTFNDNYLPMFNRSNVTLLDTQGRGVERITAKGLVINGQEVEVDCIIFATGFEVGTEYTRRAEIEVYGRDGLPLSTHWADDYRTLHGVTSNGYPNLYFMGPAQGPGDVNYLYPAELQSQYIARILKQAKSVGASVVEPTDEAVQAYVDHFREVALDNMDFYRECTPSYYNNEGDPSKYRGFLSQRYGGGFAKYREMVLTWLDEGMPGLKMTALD; from the coding sequence ATGGCCGACACCGCAGCTCCCACCCCGGACCCAACCCTTGCGGCAGATATCGAAAGCATAGACATCGAAGCACTGCGCGCGAAATACCGCGAGGAGCGAGACCGCCGTCTGCGGAAGGACGGTCTAAAGCAGTTCGTCGAAGTCGAAGGGGCCTTTCGCAAATACGTCGAAGACCCCGATGCAACGCCGGGCGCCAGCCGGGCGCCTCTGTCCGATCATGTCGACCTACTGGTCGTCGGCGGCGGCTGGAGCGGCATGTTGGCCGCCGTTCGGGCACTACAATCGGGCATCCAGAACGTCCGGATCGCCGACAATGGCGGCGGCTTCGGCGGCACCTGGTATTGGAACCGCTACCCCGGCGTCCAATGCGACATTGAATCCTACATCTACATGCCTCTGCTGGAAGAGACCGGCTACGTCCCGAAGGAGAAATACTCATTCGGGAAGGAAATCCGCGAGCACGCCGACCGGGTGGCCAAGCACTTCGGGCTGGAGGAGCGCGCCCTGTTCCACACCCAGATCACCGGCCTGCGATGGAGCGACGAGGACGCCCGCTGGCAAGTCAGTTCGAACCACGGCGACAGCTTCACCGCCAGCCATGTGGTGCTGTCCTGCGGTAGCCTCAACCGCCCCAAACTGCCGGGCATCCCCGGCATTCTCGACTTCGAAGGCAAATCCTTCCACACCAGCCGCTGGGACTATGACTATACCGGCGGCGACACCACGGGGAACCAGCACAAGCTTTCCGACAAGCGCGTGGCCCTGATCGGCACCGGCGCAACCGGCATTCAGGTGGCGCCCTTCATCGCCAAGAGCGCAGAGCATCTCTATGTGATCCAGCGCACCCCTGTCGCTGTCGGCCCACGAGGCAACAAACCGACCGACCCGGCATGGCAAGGAAGCCTCGGCGAAGGCTGGCAGGAAGAGCGCAGATCCAACTTCCAGAAGCTCGTCTCGGGCGTTCCTCAGGAGAAGGATCTCGTCAGCGACGGCTGGACCGATCTGATGAAGATCCTCGGCGCCATCGCCTTCCGCGTCCAGAGCCACGACGACATGACCGATGAAGAGCGCGATCGGTACATGGAGATCGCCGACGCCCAGAAGATGAACGAGATCCGCTCCCGGGTCGAAGAGTTCGTGCAGTCCGAGGACACCGCCGAGGCGCTCAAGCCGTGGTATCGCTTCTTCTGCAAGCGCCCCACCTTCAACGACAACTACCTGCCCATGTTCAACCGCTCAAACGTAACCCTGCTCGACACGCAGGGCCGGGGCGTGGAGCGGATCACCGCCAAGGGCCTCGTCATCAACGGGCAGGAGGTGGAGGTGGATTGCATCATCTTCGCAACCGGATTCGAGGTCGGCACCGAGTATACCCGCCGCGCCGAGATCGAGGTCTACGGTCGTGATGGCCTGCCCCTCAGCACCCATTGGGCCGACGACTACCGCACCCTGCACGGCGTCACCTCCAACGGCTACCCGAACCTCTATTTCATGGGGCCCGCGCAGGGTCCGGGCGACGTGAACTACCTCTACCCCGCCGAGCTTCAGTCGCAATATATCGCCCGTATCCTCAAGCAGGCCAAAAGCGTCGGCGCCTCGGTCGTGGAGCCGACCGACGAGGCAGTCCAGGCCTATGTCGACCACTTCCGCGAGGTGGCGCTCGACAACATGGATTTCTACCGCGAGTGCACGCCCAGCTATTACAACAACGAGGGCGACCCGAGCAAATATCGCGGGTTCCTGTCACAACGCTACGGCGGCGGCTTCGCCAAATATCGCGAGATGGTCCTCACATGGCTCGACGAGGGCATGCCCGGCCTGAAGATGACCGCGCTGGACTGA